Part of the Bicyclus anynana chromosome 3, ilBicAnyn1.1, whole genome shotgun sequence genome is shown below.
taaaaaaaaatcagttaaattctcatcctgAAGGTGGGaaacctttaatcccgattattaacattagcatcagatggtggtaattaattaattgaacattatcaccctaagcccaccaacagcattggagcagtgtggtgggtctcagctccatacctcctctactatatggagacaatgatgaatgatggatgtgtaggattaaaatagcttctatgaaacataacctattttaacatacctattgcctggtttccatctgtttatctgtttattctattgtcttcttttaaattatcttcttgaaatttcttagtctggcttgcaagtaatgctaaatttgggctcattttttgtgagtttgttggtactgaacttctgcgaacattggttatttttcaaagctttgattgctttttgagacattgtgtaaatattttttatattaaaaaccgtcgtcatgcgggtaaaattcatgtgaagaagcaggattgctgaaagcattaggtatatattttaattttaatacataataaactcttatttatctctctctctctctctctctctctctctttctctctaactgctttattggttcagtgtaactatcaggaaattctgagtttgagtcctgggttggtctatgaaatattgagcatttccttctttcaagaaactcacaataaaaatctataccaatatgtATCCAacccattttaaaattaaatgtcttaaatggtgaagcataacattgtgaagaaacctgcataactgagaattttcttaattgtctaggtgtgtgaagtctgccaatccgcattgggccagcatgaaggactaaggcctaacccttctcgtcctgagaagtgactcgtgctcaacaatgagccgaaaatgAGTTGTtaaactatatctatactaatattataaagaggtaatgtttgtaagtttgtaagtttgtcacattttttaaatggggtaatcttcggaactactggtccgatttcaaaaattctttcaccaatagaatgctacattatcggggagtgctatattttatattagcatgatatatattcgccgagttaacacagtttttgtcatacaggtcggaccgaaaatcctcttaagcagacttattcgcatgcgctgccttaaccattgtgtaaaattgaaattaatgtatggaggctttatgtatctttaaaagttctacaaaaaagtccgcgacatcatatatctatcttctatatattagcagatatagtaccttttgtgttttaaaaattataaattttatatacttaggtttgtgtcattatttatgctacttaacttaaatccttatcaaaataaattatttaataatcacaaggatattatggagataagatttgccctttatagtatgttaattagttaaatagtttcggagataatacaaaatttctcaaagacgcagaaattccgctacatgacgccccgcgctttcaattacgtggttcccgttcctgtgcgaatatgggaatcaaacataagtgtatgcctaggttaggggtagggtaagggtagggcctacccctatcctaggggtaaggaaagggaagattacgggtagggtagggtacgggtagggtaggggtaggatacagttagggtacgggtagggtaggagtagggtagaggtaggacaTCGATACtaaagcctattttctattttttgtctgtctgtttgccttttttttgaccgggcatcacgctgaaactacagaatgaattcaaatgatacttaagacgatttgagaccataatacgtagaaggataataagatactttttgtcgtgaaaacaaaatcagaattgggtgaagtaggcgtagaaagtttgtacggaaagtccttaatttttttaggtacaaggtataagttataaaactcgcaaaatagaatgtgaaataggggttgaaagttgacatcgatttttacgcggacgaagtcgcgggcgtccgctagtatgtattataaagaggtaaaaatagtggtgttctagcaggtaaactctggatctactgaaccaattttgaaaattcttttaccactagaaagccacgttatttctgagtatcataggctatattttatccgcgtattctcaaactgcagaaagttggttaatatttatattaacacattacacacatcactaactagtctcaaagtaagcttagcttgtgttatgggtagtaaaagctcaactgaatgaggaatgttcataaataaattatatatactttataaactccaagcccaccaaccgatactgatgaatgaaggattagtaggattaagtagcatctacaggatgctcgggagtatttcccataactctagggtagctccaagttctataaggaaaattaattcaaaatgtctaaggaacatgtgtattaaaaaactttaataaaaacaagtcaaccgacttcaaaaacatacttactaaactaaaaaacgaaaaataacattatactaagttctatatatcatattatgttctaactgatgatcagtttgaaggtggtgctagcccaatgatgtattaattcaagccatgtaagaatatcataaatatttaggtttttaagacagtgttctttcatgtagttctttcagtaacagcttaaattaaaacaacaccggtgtagcacagccttcaaactgatcatcagttagaacataatatgatatgaacttagtataatattatttttcgctttttagtttagccagtatgttttatgtttttgaagttggttgaatttcttttattaaaattttttatttttccatttttagtgaaatcatcctagatattgatctagcgccaaaggtatgttgctatgagtcgtgataaaacattgtatttgattgcgtctgacttagaatcaaactaattactactgtgaaccatcgaggagttcccttaactgtcttcattaccagacccctcatacagtcacaacccatctaggtggaaagttctcatcaatacaaatttatcaacacatggtagctactgtgaactgttgaggagttctcttaactgtccttcgtcttcatcaccagacccctaatacagtcacaacccatctaggtggaaagttctcctcaatataaactagtagctaaggtagctataagtggacttgtcaacaccttgaatttatgaaaaataggCCCGAGTaccctgtataaaatgtaacttaactatgcctagtttgtttcagctgatgctatatttatgaacagcaccaatacgtataaataaaatttaagtatatgtctgtgatttcaaaataactgtgttttctcaagtgcctatatacaatactgacatacagccatacttctttaaaatgttcatctgtctgtttgtttgagctaatctctggaacagcagggtcattttaatgggacttttactggaagatagagaagattattgagcaagatataggctacttattatttgggccattacttgttatttaacatgGGCATACACTCACAACCACATAGACACTGAAatacatccatgctcatcacactaatatgatgAGTTTGATTGCCACAACTGGCAATGGCATGTAGATGCAAAGAGCAATGATGCTATCACTGGAGAGCTGTTGCTGGTGTTATATCCCTATATCTCAGAGAGTATGATATGCTATAtatcccagtcattatcattaacacctgatagtgatccttttataatttaactttattaccccaagcctatcaacctacattggagcagtgtgcattttacagtaggtgtttaacttaacttcttattctctctctctcttcttcTTACAGGCAAAACATctcgtcttttttaaaaatgtagatgacaaaccattcatagttcaatgtaaaatttattctaaaagtccaatagtctaatcattgattatctggacattactgaaataaagagagtgagtaaatttaattaaaaatacataaacatactacgcatgaagagacagatgaatatcttagcattccgtgcaggtgccaggtccatcgcctggtagagagaaatactccgagcagagtcctggagttgtgactacaggatgtagggttaaggaattccttgacaattgattaaactcccctacttgtgttgttctccctgcttaaccaaatttggtaagatcctactaagagcagctttggatacttattcttctttctctctttcttctacATAGAAGTTGCTGCCGTCCTAAagatgccaaggtctttaaacaagttatagaaagattttgttggtaatcctATTGCACTTACTTCTACGGcagacagactaaccacatagccatttttacttagttcatttgttattattatttattacaaaaccttgacaagaaccaggtgagaaatataactaaaatgtccGGAGGCAATCTCACAGTAACACAGATGAGGGAATTCCTCAACTGTTCACAGaagctacattgtcaaaaagaaaaaaaaagtaaaatgtgcaaagcttaggtcttatagctaaaagctatttctttcaaacaaccttcaatgaaaaatgtagcttattattggcaaaaatttttataaatcaaggcaagaaaaatattgccgaaatggcctccgtagcacagtggattaactacgcttaagtcctgggttctatccccggctgggccaattgaagttttctttctggtctatgtctggctggctagttaataccctactggcaagtgatttagtgttccggtgagatattatgtagaaacagaaatgtgtgtggattttcatcctttgcctaactagttatctcgcttccatcttagattgcatcatcacttatcatcttattctataattatgtcaaagaacagattttcgtacaaagtaaactaacatacctactcttcattagtctgcctagtgcctaacataattataaaaacttgtaattgtagtttcaaattaacaaattgttctggttcatcattacataattataaactacttattatagattcaaaaataaaactcaaattttactttacctgcctttagtacatatacctgtggtttaatattgaacagtggtatagtaaaaaatttacttctggtaacagatactttcaaattagttcatggaatttgcttttctcagatgtttattttcattaccatttcataattaaccttatgttgctccagattaagctacctgtgataaccaaatgaaaatctgtttagtagatccagagaagtaaacattcagacagctgcaggtcagacagttatttggggtgcattgcatctacaaaccataatgtgtaaacccagcataattgtataattgagcacgagtttcataagaattagtaggattttaataattcccatatcttgagaagactactaagaaacctaattaactaactaatgtaatcattatctgatcaatagctattattaaagtattttattattagctaaaacttaaagtaggtacataccggaGACTAAATTTGTAGAATCAAGTTTCGGTAATCTCTGTAGGGTCTTCTCTGGATCATCGGCAGGCGAAGAACCACACTCaaagcattttcttttgttcttcttcatagttatagagacacttgaactaacaaagtcttatttttaacataatgaaaaaccacaacactcagatgaaacgtaaaagacttatagatcttctcaacatcaagaatggcgaggatattacacagcaggttgcttaaatccaatccatgaagaggtcttcataaatattaacaggccgtggcaaacatttattttattattcgtgaATTTGTGTTTTAAGATATTTGGTGAAATGacgccattttcattttataacatttttattttttattaagtaattggggttgccacacttcgtttagaaaatcttacccatgcgttactaaaacaatattcaacgagagtgtctctctatatttttatagaagaaaagtatttattcagttattaaagtcatatttaaatctaaaaatgtattagatttatcaaaatattatgtcaggcgtgagctactaatgataataatattgctacaaCTACCAGACGGTAGAACCGTATGGATGATGACACCACAGGTCTAGCCCCCGTAGGTATAACCAAACTTTGTTCGAGAGTTGACCCGGCCTGTTTTAAACTGTGGTGAGCGGTGAGGCGAGTGCGGCTGCGCTAgtttaatgaaaaatgaaatgaaatgaaattgcaAAGCACAAAGAGACAATACCTACGTGTATTTAATATGAGAGATGGTTATCTGTATCCACatagttatatttaaattttaatgttattatgtTTATAGTGGACCTGTTAAAGAAACCGATAGTAAACAAGATACAACTTAGTTTTACTACAAtatgtaaacattttaattcaACCCCAACAATATCTGCTTACATGTCGCCTTCTAAATCTAACTCCAatcaatattatacataaatatatttataattaaaaacagtGCAGTCTTACACAGTTTTCTAATGCAGAAAATGAACACTTACGATGTATGTGACTATGCTATAGCTGAACTTGTTCCAGATCATATTTTGGAGAACATATTTACGTTCTTGTGTTTACGCGATCTTAAAAATTGTGCACTAGTTTGTAAGACGTGGTTCAGAGTTTTAAATGACGAAAATAACGACGTGTGGAGATTGCATTGTCACAAAAGATTAGCCGAAGAAGTCATGAAATCGGACTTGCTCTCAAATTTATCAACATACAAATCAAAATTGAGAGCTTTCTATCATGCGTGGAGTCCATACGACTGTTCGaggaatatttatattaagccCAATGGATTCACTTTACATAGGTCTAATTtcatatttgaattattttttaattattcattgtatGTTTCACATAAtgatcaatattttttgttcaagGAACCCTGTCGCCCAAAGTACTGATGCTTGTCGCGGTAAGATTGGGTTTTATCGAGGTAGACATTCATGGGAAGTTATATGGGAAGGCCCCCTTGGTACAGTAGCAGTAGTGGGGATCTCTACTAAAGAGGCCCCATTGCAATGTCAAGGATATGTAGGACTTCTCGGTTCAGATGAACATAGCTGGGGATGGAATTTGGTTGATAACCACTTATTACACAATGGAGACACACATGGCAGATATCCTCTTTTAAATAACTGTCCTAAATATCAAGTAAGTAATTGATTTATGTTAGTAGATATTGAGCAACCAGCTGACACCCACAACTTCATTTCAAATCTGTTATTAAAAGTCCAGTGAAAACCATGCATTTTCAGTATAAAAAGTACACATAAAGTCCTGATTTTGTTAAGCCTTTCCCTAGATTAGAcaggcaaaaattttaaaaattcaaaatttttgcctgtctaattaaataaaagatttgtttcagtagtgtaaataactataagcaccaTTTCTGGACATAGCCCTcgtgcatggacttccaaacaaacaaaacagtcttaagctgccagcatccagtggctccctgcaatctgcttgatgtcatcggtccagcgagtgggggttgaccaacactgcgctttccggttcagggtcaacattccagcaccttgaaatcccaacatccatcggctcttcgaactgtgtggcctgcccattgccacttctgctttgcgactcgctgagctatatcagtgactttggttcatctgcgtatcttctcatttctgattaaatcacgcagagaaaccccaagccaagaaaatattaattttagaacacatgtactttgaacatttttaattaattttcggtaaagaatataagagttatggaaaatactccccagcaccctgtaaaCAGgaattaagaaattgaatatcacatgtctcaaactgcagaaaagtctgccaatctgcgtttggccagtgtggtggactaaggcctaatccctctcatactgagaaccctcgtgctcaacagtgagccaaatatgggatgttaatgaatgaatgaatgaatatacAGGAAATAATCTTTTTCTCTATATTTCAGGTTGGAGAACGCATTAGAGTAATCTTAGACTGTGAAGGTCACACCTTATCATTTGAAAGAAATTATGAGTTTTTAGGTGTGGCCTTTAGAGGTACAGAAAATTTTATGCTTTTAGTAATTTATAAGATGAATTATTATCTTTCTTTGTGAGATGATACAGTTCTTctacttatacaaaataattataactccTACAAAGGTACCcagattttgataaaataatgtacaaatttaaaatttattactttatattttcacTATATAATCAATGTTACcacatataaatgtattttctaaAAAACCAGTTTTAGTGTTGTTTTTAAaagcattgttttgttttaattttgatataggtAGTATGTTTTAGCACATCAGATTTCCTTGGCTTTATAatcacaatttttttcttttctaataCAGGACTACCATTCAGGAAAAAGCTATATCCCACTGTGTCAGCAGTTTATGGAAATACAGAAGTATCTATGGTGTATGTGGGTCCACCTGCAGACGGGTGATTGAAAATAAAGGAAAACTGTTCTAGTCAATAACCAAATCAAGAATTGGTAACAACTACTATGAATTTCATGTCTTTTTATACCAAATGAGTGTATTTTAACTGTGTGATAAGACCTATATGTCATCTGAATATCAAATGTATTTGGTAGAAATGAACATGGAATAGGtcaagattaaataaaaatatgtaatactaAATTATACTGTTTCTTAGTTTCTTCTtcctattctattctaaatatACCCATTTTGTGTATTTcattcatctatacttatatcaAATCTGTACAGAGATCAAGtctgtatatttttgtttgtctgtatgttcgttttagaaacaaaaactactagacggattttaacgaaaattggtacaattattcttcatactgcAGCGCAGGTAATACTATTCTAtagtatactatactatactaggtataggtatacttttcaattttcaacacgcaacaatcaataggagcagagcaatgaagggaaatgttggaaaaacagAAGAAGTTACtatatttttacagcgatactactttaagggctggattaaagaggtctaagggctgacgaagtcgcaggcgtccactagtatatactaatattatacagaggaaagatttgtttgcaATCTTTGATtgagctctgaaactactgaactgatttgaaaaattcgatTACTGTTGGGTACATTGCTACACTCCCCGAGTGATATAGGCCGTttttttatctccgtattccacGCGGCGTCTCCTCGTTCATAATAGTTCTATATCTGGCTGTTAGACCCACCACATAACCTCAGTGCGAGGCTGGGCTTAGGATTATAATGTTAGACTCTAACGATCGTGTTGAGTTAACGAcctggtattttttttcattctttacaagttagcccttgactacaatctcacctgatggtaagtgatgatgcactctaagatggacgggggttaacttgataggagtaggatgaaaaatccaaactttcggtatctacacatcgtaccggaatgctaaatctaaattgatggtaactagccacggccgaagcctcccaccagccagatctggaccaattaagaaaacctcaatcggctcagccggggatagaacccaggacctccgtctagtatatccactgcgtcacggagatAGCTGTACATTCAaccaccctagggattttttcaaaactattgaaattagttttagataattggtttcgttatctatatctattacCGTTTTAACCATTGATTGcggaacatcctgtatatatatagatgGCGGTAGTTGCAAGCCATCGTCGGTAGTGGCAGTGGCTGATTTTTTTCCCATCGTTTTAAATTAGACTTGATATGTACTATGTTAAAAATACCTAtggttatgtataaattaaaatattttgcaaaatttaGCATTTTTTAGCATTTGAAATTTCCCGCAAAAACGTTCAATAACATAAGTGATAGCTTTGAGTGTCTTAGCGGGAAATTTCAAAAGAAATTTTATGGTGCGATTTTTCAtgcatttaatttcatttttattattatacatatttttcatgttaaacTTGTATATCTATGTTTGCGCTATTCATCGAAGAGCTGTAAAATCTCGGTCCAAATCTAATTCAAGACTGTAAGGCAATCATATTaaaacaatttcatttatttgtaatatattttaatacattttgtgGTTACCAAACATACAACGTGACAAAACAATCAAACAATGTGCTGAGATTCTGACTAcaggtaggtataattatattatgctaATACTTCCTCGGAGTTagattatttacttatttcgcCTTTATATACTTTGGTTTAAAAGCTATAACACTTCATTTATAACCTAAATATTTCTAACCCTTATTGCCATCCTTTATTCCtgatatttcaaattaaattgacGCATCAAGCGGCCGCTTGCTTCGCCCTCAAATGCAGCCGCAAATATCACAACATAAAGGCTAACCCAGTATCAACAGGGTTACGAGTGTAGTAGTGAGTTACGattgcattaattaatattattagtttacaTAATCTTCTAGTTTTTTATCATGTAAATGATCTTTCATGTGAGGCTTAACTTTAGTAGGAGGGAACTTCGTGAGAAAAAAATCTGCAATAAGGCAAAATAGTTTGCACAGCAAAGGGCAAAGGATAGCTTGGTGGATCACTGCGGCGATCCGATACCAAGGTCCGTCGAATGGGTCCAAAATCGCAGGGCAAAGCATGTGGTTTAAATTCACTTGTGCTGGCTGTAAAAGATAGGTAAACATGCATTAGGTACTAAATAATCTGatcttaataaaaattgtaaaatcagattgtattctatttatatttaaaatagttcAAACCCTATTCAGCCCTTTTGGGGtagtattttgaaaaatgttgaaagacgatttttttttttttttcaaacagttAGTACACATACCAAACTTTTTACAAATCTAACTTGAAGAATGATGGCACTTttcttacaaactttcaacccctgtttcacccccttctgatttaataTTCGCGACGAAAATTATCCTATAAGTTTCTACTaagtattatggtctcaaatcgtaccaagtttctttttaattcatttagtagCTTCAGCGGTtagcccggtcaacaaaaatacggacagagagatttttggcttcagtatcgattacataaataatggcttccaacattttttttacaaatatctttaatgtacagaattgagcttgttttattataagtatagatacttaCGATGGCGatgatttgtaaaataatgaagtGATACAATAAATTAAGACAATAGCTGAATATAGCCCAATTAAAATCCCAGAAAGGTTCTATGTTATATACACCTGCGAAAAAGGAAATGtgattaaattcaataaaatattctaatattaaaactaataaattaaaaacgtaCCACCAATCCTTAACAGGTAATATGGTATCACACACATCATTCCATGCTGTATCCAATATAATGCAGCTTCTGCTAAAATCTAATTGAACAGTTAATGACATTATAATATAccaacattaaatttattatacattttataggtACATGTATATGTGTGGCAAGGACAATAGAACCTTCTTTTCAAGACATTAGCTTGTAAACGAACCTTCGACAAAGCTAGCGCGTATGTcccaatattttttgtaatatgtcCCAGTATTAAGTTTTGCTCCaaaataggtactattttaTCCCTA
Proteins encoded:
- the LOC112053351 gene encoding F-box/SPRY domain-containing protein 1 codes for the protein MQKMNTYDVCDYAIAELVPDHILENIFTFLCLRDLKNCALVCKTWFRVLNDENNDVWRLHCHKRLAEEVMKSDLLSNLSTYKSKLRAFYHAWSPYDCSRNIYIKPNGFTLHRNPVAQSTDACRGKIGFYRGRHSWEVIWEGPLGTVAVVGISTKEAPLQCQGYVGLLGSDEHSWGWNLVDNHLLHNGDTHGRYPLLNNCPKYQVGERIRVILDCEGHTLSFERNYEFLGVAFRGLPFRKKLYPTVSAVYGNTEVSMVYVGPPADG